One segment of Castanea sativa cultivar Marrone di Chiusa Pesio chromosome 3, ASM4071231v1 DNA contains the following:
- the LOC142629427 gene encoding zinc finger protein 7-like encodes MVTPNSNLESENESEVSSQVASNVPVQEASHDLSKDTTTNSSCLTNAIKPQPDPKPVSLDLTLHFSTIDANVKAKDETGEAAAHNSAATVPRVFSCNYCRRKFFSSQALGGHQNAHKRERTMAKRAMRMGMFSDRYTSLASLPLHGSAFRSLGIEAHAAMHQRILPSERPPRGGARFEQGYFGVPMFVEDDDVGLFWPGSFRQVSEPVGAVGGNLAMELAQNSNMNFVVTAPPPRTTSSSPDLTLKL; translated from the coding sequence ATGGTAACACCAAATTCAAACTTAGAATCTGAAAATGAGTCAGAAGTCAGCAGCCAAGTAGCTTCAAATGTACCTGTGCAAGAAGCATCTCATGATCTCTCCAAGGACACCACCACTAATTCATCCTGTCTCACAAATGCAATTAAGCCTCAACCAGATCCGAAGCCTGTTTCACTCGACTTGACACTCCACTTCAGCACCATTGATGCTAATGTGAAGGCCAAAGATGAGACTGGTGAGGCAGCAGCCCATAATTCTGCAGCAACAGTTCCAAGGGTTTTCTCTTGCAATTACTGCCGGCGCAAGTTCTTCAGTTCACAAGCGCTGGGAGGCCATCAAAATGCTCATAAGAGGGAAAGGACAATGGCAAAACGTGCTATGCGGATGGGAATGTTCTCTGATAGGTATACTAGCTTGGCTTCTCTTCCCCTTCATGGTTCTGCATTTCGGTCCCTTGGGATTGAAGCTCATGCTGCAATGCACCAAAGAATACTACCATCAGAAAGGCCTCCTCGAGGTGGAGCAAGGTTTGAACAAGGCTATTTTGGAGTACCAATGTTTGTTGAAGATGATGATGTGGGACTGTTTTGGCCTGGGAGTTTCCGGCAGGTGAGTGAACCAGTAGGAGCAGTTGGTGGTAATTTGGCTATGGAATTAgctcaaaattcaaatatgaattttgttgTGACAGCACCCCCACCGAGGACAACTTCATCGTCCCCTGATcttactttgaaactttga